A genomic segment from Stegostoma tigrinum isolate sSteTig4 chromosome 1, sSteTig4.hap1, whole genome shotgun sequence encodes:
- the hgsnat gene encoding heparan-alpha-glucosaminide N-acetyltransferase, whose product MKRRVRQRAEGEEDHRRKVELDSPGRSSAQRQLQQENRAASTSTAGAGGPMEPGDLSVRLGLGAVLLSALAVLLVGGLTLPGAMSQELPERRPPKLEMDQAILKVYNELHEGLVVSWLSDHCYQCLYQELGNVPAEKHPGHPKNSTFAIDTKYPVTLQVNSSVDKEMCRVHETFGEFGHYSLWVTKANLSNASGPVNCKIIIDQEPVSNKLPILYAFLAYGALAVLLCLAQLIMGLNSVRNLMSSLSYRVEMERLINSELGSTNRVMDNAPQSNLVPGRNRGPYRLRSLDTFRGLALVIMIFVNYGGGRYWFFKHESWNGLTVADLVFPWFVFIMGTSITLSLNSALQANYSRWRLLGKIAWRTAALILLGIFIINPNYCRGPISWDTLRIPGVLQRLGLTYGVVAAMELLCGKCWPEILFLDSWWSPVRDILIYWPQWIMILVLECTWLCLTFLLPVPNCPRGYLGPGGIGDFGQFVNCTGGAAGYIDRWLFGEKHIYQHPSCKILYHTTVPFDPENSLGLISSIVMAFLGLQAGKIFIIYKGQNKQIVLRFFTWSALLGIVSAILTKCSKDRGFIPVNKNLWSISYVTTLSCFAYILLLLIYFLVDIKKHWTGAPLFYPGMNSILLYVGHEVFKHYFPFKWKMLDDRSHGEHLAQNLLATTIWVFISYILYKKKIFWKI is encoded by the exons ATGAAGCGCCGAGTGCGGCAGAGGGCGGAAGGGGAGGAGGATCATAGAAGGAAGGTGGAACTGGATTCACCGGGCCGGAGCTCAGCGCAGAGACAGCTGCAGCAGGAGAACCGGGCAGCCTCAACTTCAACGGCAGGCGCAGGAGGTCCGATGGAGCCGGGTGACCTGAGTGTCAGGCTGGGCCTCGGCGCTGTGCTGCTGTCCGCTCTGGCGGTGCTGCTGGTGGGCGGCCTCACTCTTCCGGGGGCCATGTCGCAAG AATTGCCGGAAAGAAGACCACCAAAACTTGAGATGGATCAGGCAATTTTAAAAGTTTATAATGAGCTTCATGAAGGCCTGGTAGTTTCCTGGCTATCAGATCACTGCTATCAG TGTCTGTACCAGGAACTTGGAAATGTACCTGCAGAAAAACATCCAGGGCACCCTAAGAATTCAACATTTGCCATTGACACAAAGTATCCGGTAACATTACAGGTGAACAGTAGTGTCGATAAggaaatgtgcag GGTGCATGAAACCTTTGGTGAATTTGGACATTATTCTTTATGGGTGACCAAGGCAAACCTGAGTAATGCAAGTGGACCAGTCAACTGTAAAATCATCATTGACCAAGAACCCGTTAGCAACAAGCTTC CTATTTTATATGCGTTCCTTGCCTATGGTGCATTAGCCGTTTTGCTGTGTTTAGCACAGTTAATAATGGG GCTTAATTCTGTCAGGAACCTGATGTCTAGCCTTTCGTATCGGGTTGAGATGGAACGGCTAATTAATTCT GAGTTGGGATCAACAAACCGTGTAATGGACAATGCACCTCAAAGTAATCTGGTGCCAGGACGCAATCGGGGGCCCTACCGACTTCGTTCACTGGATACTTTCCGAGG GCTGGCTTTGGTGATCATGATCTTTGTTAACTATGGAGGTGGGAGATACTGGTTCTTCAAACATGAAAGCTGGAATG GATTAACAGTAGCAGATTTGGTGTTTCCATG GTTTGTGTTTATCATGGGAACATCGATTACCCTCTCCCTGAACTCAGCTTTGCAGGCTAACTACTCTAGGTGGAGACTGTTGGGTAAAATTGCTTGGAGAACTGCAGCCCTAATACTACTAGGGATCTTTATCATCAACCCAAACTATTGCAGGGGACCAA TTTCCTGGGATACCCTGCGAATCCCTGGTGTACTTCAGAGGCTGGGTCTTACCTATGGTGTGGTTGCTGCCATGGAActgctgtgtggaaaatgttggcCTGAAATTCTCTTTTTG GATAGCTGGTGGTCTCCTGTCAGAGATATTTTGATCTATTGGCCCCAGTGGATCATGATTCTAGTATTGGAGTGCACTTGGCTTTGCCTGACTTTCCTTTTGCCTGTACCTAATTGCCCACG AGGTTATCTTGGTCCTGGAGGAATTGGAGACTTTGGACAATTTGTTAATTGTACTGGAGGAGCAGCAGGATACATTGATCGGTGGCTGTTTGGAGAGAAGCACATTTATCAGCACCCTTCTTGCAAA ATACTTTATCACACTACAGTGCCATTTGATCCAGAGAACTCGCTGGGGCTAATCAGTTCAATTGTGATGGCATTTCTGGGATTACAG GCTGGGAAGATTTTCATTATTTACAAAGGTCAAAATAAACAGATTGTACTGCGATTTTTTACTTGGAGTGCACTGCTG GGTATTGTTTCAGCCATCCTGACAAAATGTTCAAAAGACCGTGGTTTCATTCCAGTCAACAAGAATTTGTG GTCCATCTCTTACGTTACGACACTCAGTTGCTTCGCTTACATTCTCCTCTTGCTGATCTATTTTCTGGTAGATATAAAGAAACATTGGACTGGAGCTCCCCTTTTTTATCCAG GGATGAACTCCATTTTACTGTACGTTGGACATGAGGTGTTTAAGCATTACTTCCCCTTCAAATGGAAAATGCTCGATGACCGTTCACACGGTGAACACTTGGCCCAGAATCTCCTTGCTACCACCATCTGGGTttttatttcttacattctttACAAAAAGAAGATATTTTGGAAAATTTGA